In Mesorhizobium sp., one DNA window encodes the following:
- a CDS encoding CoB--CoM heterodisulfide reductase iron-sulfur subunit B family protein has translation MAGDLKKVAYYPGCALEGTGHSYNRSTKEVGKALGLDLVELKNWNCCGAMEVKNVDPQVQTYLSARNLAIAQDMGFDTVMAPCNGCYHNLKKAEYDLAHNPQAAQVTERISKKAGHKAYEPGGVETIHALDWIKHGVGEAELRQRAKGKLAGLKVANYYGCMYTRPRHIFPEKDRGPGSESTSKPHFMDDILAAAGAENVEFPLKTACCGGAHSLSDSDISTKLVLNILTTAEACGAEVIATECPTCHSGLEMHQVRAEKVLGRKTSVKILYFTQLLGMALGLSAKKVGVQENLSDPSEFLRLKGLG, from the coding sequence ATGGCCGGCGATCTCAAGAAGGTGGCATACTATCCCGGCTGCGCGCTGGAAGGCACCGGACATTCCTACAACCGCTCGACCAAGGAGGTCGGCAAGGCTCTCGGCCTCGACCTCGTCGAGCTGAAGAACTGGAACTGCTGCGGCGCGATGGAGGTCAAGAACGTCGACCCGCAGGTCCAGACCTACCTGTCGGCGCGCAACCTCGCGATCGCGCAGGACATGGGCTTCGACACGGTGATGGCGCCCTGCAACGGCTGCTACCACAATCTCAAGAAGGCCGAATACGACCTCGCCCACAATCCGCAGGCGGCGCAGGTGACGGAGCGCATCTCGAAAAAGGCCGGCCACAAGGCCTACGAGCCCGGCGGCGTCGAGACCATCCATGCGCTCGACTGGATCAAGCACGGCGTCGGCGAGGCGGAGCTCAGGCAAAGGGCGAAGGGCAAGCTCGCCGGCCTCAAGGTCGCCAACTACTACGGCTGCATGTACACGAGGCCGCGCCATATCTTCCCCGAGAAGGACCGGGGTCCCGGATCGGAATCGACCTCCAAGCCGCATTTCATGGACGACATCCTCGCCGCGGCCGGGGCCGAGAATGTCGAGTTCCCTCTCAAGACGGCCTGCTGCGGCGGCGCCCACTCGCTGTCCGACAGCGACATCTCCACCAAGCTGGTGCTCAACATCCTGACCACGGCCGAAGCCTGCGGCGCCGAGGTCATCGCGACCGAATGCCCGACCTGCCATTCCGGCCTCGAAATGCACCAGGTGCGCGCCGAAAAGGTGCTCGGCCGCAAGACCAGCGTGAAGATCCTCTACTTCACCCAGCTGCTCGGCATGGCGCTCGGGCTGTCGGCGAAGAAGGTTGGGGTGCAGGAGAACCTGTCGGATCCGTCCGAATTCCTGCGCCTCAAGGGCCTCGGCTGA
- a CDS encoding metalloregulator ArsR/SmtB family transcription factor: MEMTDTMSSDMLAKAEVTTAFLKSLSHPARLVLLCRLCEGHATVGELEEFVDLPQSEVSKHLARLRADNLVVSERQGRSISYALAEERTARVVRLLHKEFC, encoded by the coding sequence ATGGAAATGACGGACACCATGTCCAGCGACATGCTGGCGAAGGCCGAAGTGACCACGGCCTTCCTCAAGAGCCTGTCGCATCCCGCGCGGCTGGTGCTCCTTTGCCGGCTGTGCGAAGGCCATGCGACCGTGGGCGAACTCGAAGAGTTCGTTGATCTGCCGCAATCGGAAGTATCGAAGCATCTGGCGCGGTTGCGCGCCGACAACCTTGTCGTCTCCGAGCGGCAGGGGCGCAGCATCAGCTACGCCCTTGCCGAGGAACGGACGGCGCGCGTCGTGCGCCTGCTGCACAAGGAGTTCTGCTGA
- a CDS encoding glycine cleavage system protein H, with product MPMVRGCNLPDDLLYDVPNNLWYRPEADGTYTVGMTMIATGMAGALVAFTAKKVGKTIEGGKSVATVESGKWVGPAKIGFDVEIVAVNDNLTANPKLANTDTYGQGWMVRVKPVDAAAASAVLVPGSAVAAPYEQKMSADNFAGCAA from the coding sequence ATGCCGATGGTACGCGGATGCAACCTGCCTGACGACCTTCTCTACGACGTGCCGAACAATCTCTGGTACCGGCCCGAAGCCGACGGAACCTACACCGTCGGCATGACCATGATCGCGACCGGCATGGCCGGCGCGCTGGTCGCCTTCACCGCCAAGAAGGTCGGCAAGACGATCGAGGGCGGCAAGTCGGTCGCCACCGTCGAGAGCGGCAAGTGGGTCGGCCCGGCGAAGATCGGCTTCGATGTCGAGATCGTCGCCGTCAACGACAACCTGACGGCCAATCCCAAACTCGCCAACACCGATACCTACGGCCAGGGCTGGATGGTGCGGGTCAAGCCGGTGGACGCCGCGGCCGCCTCGGCGGTGCTGGTGCCGGGCTCGGCGGTGGCCGCGCCCTACGAGCAGAAGATGAGCGCGGACAATTTCGCCGGTTGTGCCGCTTGA
- a CDS encoding sulfurtransferase TusA family protein → MADLTLDAKGLNCPLPILRAKKALKELPTGKTLEILATDPGSVKDFEAFCRTTGNELVDSRVDGGTYVFTIRHTG, encoded by the coding sequence ATGGCCGACCTGACACTCGACGCGAAGGGGTTGAACTGCCCCTTGCCGATCCTGCGCGCGAAGAAGGCGCTCAAGGAGCTGCCGACCGGCAAGACGCTGGAGATCCTGGCGACGGACCCCGGCTCCGTGAAGGATTTCGAGGCCTTCTGCCGCACGACGGGAAACGAGCTGGTGGATAGCCGCGTCGACGGCGGCACCTACGTCTTCACCATCCGCCACACCGGCTGA
- a CDS encoding DsrE/DsrF/DrsH-like family protein has protein sequence MPNDSNAKSMSIIVTKGTLDWAYPPFILATTAAAMGLEVTMFFTFYGLTLLKKDLNLKISTLGNPAMEMPMMGMHMAMPNIVSALPGVDGMATAMMKNLIKKKGVASIEELRDLAIEADVKMIACQMTMDLFEYKREDMIDGPTLGGAASYIEVAGKSDINLYI, from the coding sequence ATGCCAAACGATAGCAATGCGAAGTCGATGTCGATCATCGTGACGAAGGGCACGCTCGACTGGGCCTATCCTCCCTTCATCCTCGCAACCACGGCCGCGGCCATGGGCCTGGAGGTGACGATGTTCTTCACCTTCTACGGGCTGACGCTGCTCAAGAAGGACCTCAACCTCAAGATCAGCACTCTCGGCAATCCGGCGATGGAGATGCCGATGATGGGCATGCACATGGCGATGCCCAACATCGTCAGCGCGCTGCCGGGCGTCGACGGCATGGCGACCGCGATGATGAAGAACCTGATCAAGAAGAAGGGCGTCGCCTCGATCGAGGAACTGCGCGATCTCGCCATCGAGGCGGACGTCAAAATGATCGCCTGCCAGATGACCATGGATCTGTTCGAATACAAGCGCGAGGACATGATCGACGGCCCGACGCTGGGCGGAGCGGCGAGCTACATCGAGGTCGCGGGCAAGAGCGACATCAATCTCTACATCTGA